Proteins encoded together in one Oncorhynchus nerka isolate Pitt River linkage group LG19, Oner_Uvic_2.0, whole genome shotgun sequence window:
- the LOC115101324 gene encoding uncharacterized protein LOC115101324, translating into MPPLPIGERIVVIQRPKNLALLGSSPQTSPQPHSHITALSNKPLSRPSHPHPPQSHPNPPSPNSLSLECKSRSSSRLQKTKGNKAIVSEGVRHTASHCHSNGTVTLGPRPHQHTHTIDIKLSVNKGTKGQGHSNTLGRSGSVKVGKKRVSLCLDPGYGERKAGGTSGKPGGAVQQLQNHPQNQIKASLGNHHQNHLAVSPGGVLEFVPAQRQQSKSRREKAQDAASKVCSASFPPRGAREVPCVGNKENSKLGPVHENPNAHSLPRHHNSVPVPHASVLNSHYPASPPSHQPCASTSFQQPLNKPHPSRGRDHRPQILHGLPLSPCSSRGGFPSPDHTCTIDFSHPFSCGCWKLVRCRGARGRSAGCQGGGGSPSSSFSCAHGHGVGGVNHRGGSAMGLRTLGGCLSTASTTNTSSSNSTVSDCRTGLLRPLRCASCAGEAGAFESPAAFRKKLVGGCLPCTPLSSSAPLRALQSCVSGCNPKASQGGSSTCSYCSSDPIVVTFNPHRGRKPPGMGRGIVSGHPMGVFPADDDDYSVRTIWPEELAKKMTRSKTQQNHQSCAGMGMGMGKTCAGQNQNSSNGTSPVILDCKNLLEFTRNQITDHAGRRRLQQGKMAVLDFIGSGSGPGRDPGRDSLKRLWKKGGETGMVDGMGQEDDMAYPRTPSPRSPSPQSPSSFSTAPSVPSTLLKPKPRQRDAEGRYSLPSAPSLHLVLNSVNREQDEENGRVHLTLPLSSSLPASLSDESGMTPDVENAVVSPILPFLFLGNERDAQDLDLLLRLNIGYVVNVTTHLPLYHLGSSLIHYKRLPATDNSKQNLRQYFEEVFEFIEEAHQSGRGVLVHCQAGVSRSATIIIAYLMKHTLMTMTDAYKYVRGRRPVVSPNLNFMGQLLEFERDLNSGVTPRILTPKLSGLETQV; encoded by the exons ATGCCTCCACTCCCTATTGGCGAGCGCATAGTGGTTATTCAGCGCCCTAAAAACTTGGCCCTACTTGGGTCCTCCCCACAGACCTCACCACAGCCTCACTCCCATATAACAGCCCTCAGCAACAAACCTCTCTCCCGCCCTTCTCATCCCCACCCTCCTCAGTCCCACCCTAATCCTCCCTCCCCGAATTCACTGTCTTTGGAATGCAAGAGCAGATCATCATCCCGTCTGCAGAAAACCAAGGGCAACAAGGCTATCGTGTCAGAGGGTGTCAGACACACCGCTAGCCACTGTCACAGCAACGGGACCGTGACTCTTGGCCCTAgaccccaccaacacacacacaccatcgacATCAAGTTATCCGTGAACAAAGGAACAAAAGGACAAGGGCACAGCAACACTTTAGGTCGCAGTGGGAGTGTGAAGGTGGGCAAAAAAAGGGTCTCGTTGTGCTTGGATCCCGGATACGGGGAGAGAAAAGCTGGGGGAACATCAGGGAAGCCTGGAGGAGCAGTGCAGCAACTCCAAAACCACCCACAGAACCAGATCAAGGCCTCACTAGGCAATCACCATCAGAATCATCTGGCTGTGTCCCCAGGAGGGGTTCTAGAATTTGTCCCAGCCCAGAGACAGCAGTCCAAGTCCAGAAGAGAGAAGGCGCAGGACGCAGCTTCCAAAGTCTGCTCTGCCAGCTTCCCCCCCAGAGGTGCCCGGGAAGTGCCCTGCGTGGGTAACAAAGAGAATTCCAAACTGGGACCTGTCCATGAAAACCCCAACGCCCACAGCCTGCCCCGCCACCACAACTCTGTTCCTGTTCCCCATGCCTCCGTCCTAAACTCCCATTACCCtgcttcccctccctcccaccaacCCTGTGCTTCTACCTCGTTCCAGCAACCCCTCAACAAGCCCCATCCATCCCGTGGCAGGGACCATCGCCCTCAGATCCTCCACGGtctacccctctccccctgttcctCCCGTGGAGGTTTCCCCAGCCCAGACCACACCTGTACCATCGACTTCTCCCATCCCTTCAGCTGTGGCTGCTGGAAGCTGGTCCGCTGCAGGGGGGCCAGGGGACGTTCTGCTGGCTGTCAGGGGGGTGGGGGGAGTCCATCTTCTTCTTTTTCCTGCGCCCACGGCCACGGGGTTGGAGGGGTGAACCACAGAGGGGGCTCAGCAATGGGTTTAAGAACTCTGGGGGGATGTTTGTCCACAGCCTCCACCACCAACACCTCATCCTCCAACAGCACTGTGTCGGACTGCCGGACGGGCTTGCTCAGACCCCTGCGATGTGCCTCCTGCGCCGGGGAGGCTGGTGCCTTTGAGAGTCCTGCTGCATTCCGCAAAAAACTGGTGGGGGGATGCCTGCCCTGTACCCCACTATCCTCCTCAGCCCCGCTGCGAGCCTTACAGAGTTGTGTGAGTGGCTGCAACCCCAAAGCCAGTCAGGGCGGCAGCTCTACCTGCAGTTATTGTAGCAGCGACCCCATAGTGGTGACCTTCAACCCCCACCGGGGCAGAAAGCCCCCCGGGATGGGGAGGGGTATAGTGTCAGGGCACCCCATGGGGGTGTTCCCCGCCGATGACGATGATTACAGTGTGCGCACAATCTGGCCCGAGGAGCTGGCGAAGAAGATGACCAGGTCTAAAACTCAACAGAACCACCAGAGCTGTGCCGGGATGGGGATGGGAATGGGGAAGACATGTGCCGGTCAGAATCAGAACAGCAGCAACGGAACCAGCCCTGTTATCCTGGACTGTAAGAACCTGTTGGAGTTCACCCGGAATCAGATAACAGACCACGCTGGCCGCCGCCGGCTTCAGCAGGGCAAGATGGCTGTCCTGGATTTCattgggtctgggtctgggcctGGGCGAGATCCAGGCCGGGACTCTCTGAAGAGGCTCTGGAAGAAAGGTGGGGAGACAGGGATGGTGGATGGCATGGGGCAGGAAGACGATATGGCATACCCTCGCACCCCCTCCCcccgctccccctctccccaATCCCCTTCTTCCTTCTCAACAGCACCGTCAGTTCCCAGCACTCTCCTCAAACCCAAACcaagacagagagatgcagagggacggTATTCCCTCCCCTCCGCCCCGTCCCTCCACCTGGTCCTAAACTCAGTCAACAGAGAGCAGGATGAGGAGAACGGCAGAG TGCACCTCACTCTGCCGCTCTCCTCCTCGCTCCCGGCTTCCCTGTCAGATGAGAGTGGGATGACCCCTGACGTGGAGAATGCGGTGGTGAGCCCCATCCTGCCCTTCCTTTTCCTGGGCAACGAGAGGGACGCCCAGGACCTGGACCTACTGCTGCGTCTCAACATCGGCTACGTGGTCAACGTCACCACACACCTGCCCCTCTACCACCTCGGCTCCAGCCTGATACACTACAAACGACTGCCGGCTACCGACAACAGCAAGCAGAACCTGCGTCAGTACTTTGAAGAggtgtttgagttcattg AGGAGGCACACCAGAGTGGGCGTGGAGTGTTGGTTCACTGTCAAGCAGGCGTGTCCCGCTCGGCAACCATCATCATCGCCTACCTGATGAAGCACACCCTGATGACCATGACGGATGCCTACAAGTACGTGCGGGGCCGTCGTCCTGTGGTGTCTCCTAACCTCAACTTCATGGGTCAGCTACTGGAGTTTGAGAGGGACCTCAATTCCGGGGTCACTCCTCGCATCCTGACCCCCAAACTCAGCGGCCTGGAGACCCAGGTCTGA